The following are encoded together in the Brassica napus cultivar Da-Ae chromosome A9, Da-Ae, whole genome shotgun sequence genome:
- the LOC106347136 gene encoding phosphatidylinositol 4-kinase gamma 5: MSRKLNSPIQTQMAVSLLKSPLTGEFHEFNKMGMKPPVGRRRVFVQTETGCVLGLELDRSDNAHTVKRKLQVALNFPTEESSLTFGDLVLNNDLTSVRNDSPLLLTRNNFHRSSSTPCLSPMRADLQQGRDETSSIEILGNSVCSSFVRQMAKDITKALKRGIDPVAVNSGLGGVYFFKNIRGDSVAIVKPTDEEPFAPNNPKGFVGKALGQPGLKRSVRVGETGYREVAAYLLDKDGFANVPPTALVKISHSIFNVNNGVKGSKRMEKVLVSKIASLQQFISHDYDASEHGTSSFPVSAVHRIGILDVRILNTDRHSGNLLVRKLDGVGMFGQVELIPIDHGLCLPETLEDPYFEWIHWPQASIPFSEDELKYIANLDPFEDCEMLRRELPMVREASLRVLVLCTILLKEAAAYGLCLAEIGEMMTREVRAGDEEPSEIEVVCLEARSLIGEKEAESPRSDLGGDVEFQFDLDCEENITSPLGFTLGNARCHLSKVEETTEEEEEEEKEVNEIAIPEKMGAVSKLSMSLKSTLLGEKSQKYQKHPGARAESGYASSGHRSAEEQIPASTSFVKLSDMSEEEWKIFLEKYQELLYPAFAKRKAITLGQNLRQRLGTSCQF, from the coding sequence ATGTCACGTAAGCTCAACAGTCCTATTCAGACACAAATGGCAGTTTCGCTTCTAAAGAGCCCCTTGACGGGAGAGTTCCACGAGTTTAACAAGATGGGGATGAAGCCTCCTGTGGGTCGTAGGCGTGTTTTTGTCCAGACAGAGACTGGCTGTGTACTGGGGTTGGAGCTGGACCGTAGTGATAACGCGCACACTGTGAAAAGGAAGCTGCAGGTTGCTCTCAACTTCCCTACAGAGGAAAGCTCCTTGACCTTTGGGGATTTGGTGCTTAATAATGATCTTACATCAGTCAGGAATGATTCTCCTCTGCTACTAACTCGGAACAACTTTCACCGGAGTTCATCGACTCCATGTCTTTCTCCCATGAGAGCTGATCTTCAGCAGGGTAGAGATGAGACCAGTTCTATTGAGATTCTTGGGAACTCGGTTTGTTCTTCCTTTGTGAGGCAAATGGCGAAGGATATTACAAAAGCGTTGAAGAGAGGGATTGATCCTGTTGCTGTCAACAGTGGTCTTGGAGGAGTCTACTTCTTCAAGAACATCCGTGGGGATAGCGTTGCGATTGTTAAACCAACTGATGAGGAGCCTTTTGCTCCTAATAATCCGAAAGGCTTTGTTGGTAAGGCGCTTGGACAGCCTGGGTTGAAACGCTCTGTGCGTGTTGGGGAGACAGGTTATAGAGAAGTTGCTGCTTATCTCCTTGACAAGGATGGTTTTGCAAATGTTCCTCCCACTGCTCTTGTGAAGATTTCTCACTCGATATTTAATGTTAACAATGGAGTGAAGGGGAGTAAGCGTATGGAGAAGGTGTTGGTGAGCAAGATTGCTTCTTTGCAGCAGTTTATATCTCATGATTATGATGCTAGCGAGCATGGAACGTCCAGCTTCCCTGTTTCGGCTGTGCACCGTATAGGGATTCTTGACGTTAGAATCTTGAATACGGACAGACACTCAGGGAACCTTCTGGTTAGGAAGCTGGATGGTGTGGGGATGTTTGGCCAGGTTGAGCTTATTCCGATTGATCACGGTCTTTGCTTGCCGGAGACTCTTGAGGATCCTTACTTTGAGTGGATTCATTGGCCGCAGGCGTCGATCCCGTTTTCAGAAGACGAGCTGAAGTACATAGCGAATCTTGATCCTTTTGAAGATTGTGAGATGCTGCGAAGGGAGCTTCCGATGGTACGAGAGGCTAGTCTCAGAGTTCTAGTTTTATGTACGATTTTACTGAAGGAAGCTGCTGCTTATGGTCTATGTTTGGCTGAGATTGGTGAGATGATGACTAGAGAGGTTCGTGCTGGAGACGAGGAGCCTAGTGAGATTGAAGTGGTTTGTCTTGAGGCTAGGAGTTTGATAGGAGAGAAGGAAGCTGAGTCTCCAAGATCAGACTTGGGCGGTGATGTTGAGTTCCAGTTTGATTTAGATTGTGAGGAGAACATCACATCCCCACTTGGATTTACTCTTGGAAACGCTCGTTGTCATCTGTCAAAGGTGGAAGAAacaacagaggaagaagaggaagaagagaaggaagtGAATGAGATAGCTATTCCAGAGAAAATGGGGGCGGTTAGCAAGCTTTCAATGTCTTTGAAAAGCACTCTTCTTGGTGAAAAGAGCCAGAAGTATCAGAAACACCCAGGAGCGAGAGCAGAGAGCGGGTATGCTTCGTCTGGACACAGGAGTGCAGAAGAGCAGATACCAGCAAGCACAAGCTTTGTGAAGCTCTCGGATATGAGTGAAGAGGAGTGGAAGATTTTCCTGGAGAAGTATCAAGAGCTACTTTATCCAGCATTTGCAAAGCGCAAGGCCATAACTTTAGGACAGAATCTGAGGCAGAGGCTGGGAACTTCGTGTCAGTTTTGA
- the LOC106351529 gene encoding NADPH-dependent oxidoreductase 2-alkenal reductase-like, translated as MANTEPATVTNKQIIFSGYVSGFPKESDLKVTTTTIDLRIPERSTSVLVKNLYLSCDPYMRISMGKPEPLSSSLVPPFNTGEPIIGLGVSKVIDSGHPDYKKGDLLWGVVGWEEYSVITLFPYSHFKIHHTDVPLSYYTGLLGMPGMTAYAGFYEICSPKRGETVFVSAASGAVGQLVGQFAKLMGCYVVGSAGSKEKVDLLKTKFGFDDAFNYKEENDLNIALKRYFPEGIDIYFENVGGKMLDAVLINMKLNGRIAVCGMISQYNLVDPEGVHNLTTILYKRIKVQGFAVSDFYDKYSKFLDFVLPYIRQGKITYVEDITEGLESGPSALLGLFHGKNVGKQLFVVARE; from the exons ATGGCAAACACAGAGCCAGCGACGGTTACCAACAAGCAAATCATATTCTCAGGTTATGTGAGTGGATTCCCGAAGGAATCCGATCTAAAAGTCACCACAACCACCATCGATCTAAGGATTCCAGAGAGATCCACATCAGTTCTGGTGAAGAATCTTTACTTGTCTTGCGATCCTTACATGCGCATTAGCATGGGAAAGCCTGAGCCGTTGAGTTCTTCGCTCGTCCCACCGTTCAATACCGGCGAG CCAATCATTGGCCTTGGAGTATCTAAAGTGATAGATTCAGGACATCCAGATTACAAAAAAGGAGACTTACTCTGGGGAGTAGTTGGATGGGAGGAGTACAGTGTTATTACTCTATTTCCTTACTCACATTTTAAGATCCATCACACAGATGTTCCATTATCTTACTACACTGGACTTCTTG GCATGCCTGGTATGACTGCTTATGCTGGATTTTACGAAATTTGTTCACCTAAGAGAGGAGAGACCGTCTTCGTGTCAGCTGCATCCGGTGCAGTTGGTCAGCTTGTTGGACAATTTGCAAAGCTGATGGGTTGTTATGTGGTTGGAAGTGCCGGTAGTAAAGAAAAA GTTGATCTTCTCAAGACAAAGTTTGGATTTGACGACGCTTTCAATTACAAGGAGGAGAATGACCTTAACATAGCCCTAAAGAG GTATTTCCCGGAAGGGATCGACATATATTTCGAAAACGTGGGAGGCAAAATGTTGGATGCAGTGCTGATAAACATGAAGTTGAATGGTCGTATCGCAGTTTGTGGAATGATCTCACAGTATAATTTAGTGGATCCAGAAGGTGTACACAATCTAACCACGATCCTTTACAAGAGGATAAAGGTTCAAGGCTTTGCTGTCTCTGATTTCTACGACAAATACTCaaagtttttggattttgtgCTTCCTTACATAAGACAAGGGAAGATAACGTATGTCGAAGACATAACTGAAGGACTCGAGAGTGGACCTTCTGCTTTGTTAGGACTCTTCCACGGTAAAAACGTTGGTAAACAACTCTTTGTGGTTGCTCGTGAGTGA
- the LOC106398786 gene encoding uncharacterized protein LOC106398786 isoform X2, protein MASPSAVSEDRKSDDIEIVSVGALYSGSWDKKYWSSSRGKDRFPYPVGYKAVRAYNGSTYYMEIEEGAKGPLFLIRYLDESWSGQTPDIAWGKFQKTGLSNLKVWHGKRFTCKMNGVEFFGFKNPLVQRLLRELVNNSHGMVESYSSNRVSQIQVDDERLAKRENPDLLCYLDMPVARKKRSRKAEIGHQNSVVKEGHKKTRFQDSCSGKEILNSATASICSAKEEVEIVGLQGALPEQLHSCHATNENSSPPIENPPEVKVVVPIQETNQLPNSCTTKPLSNISEELHGLQPKENKPNDDTFLNGSQDMTSSNLCAPDTLEFVQDNPISSALATDDNTSCEQKEELTLADIVVNEGHSAGPYTEDLADQEIAKSMISFLLPRAIPLLKKASVKKPPKTDVSETMSARLNHSDNSKTSQLDDASGSVVSLSIRTCTGDDENRQVVALDSVQDCTSDVPVAPDSFDESHLDVPGSGHIISSSKEASPADLSKNPLDEEDVVIVTPSPLVSALDTVEIIKPSSHDVPFAPDSFDESHLDGLGSGHIISSSKEAYPADLPKQHIDEEQVVIENASLSVPALNTVEIIKSSSHDVSTILEENNLGGCVKKSMLIPQCTSPINKIITKESEELCAGDLVQTEHHSENKEAKSTSCSTEGNGLVVGTTPTVASSVRKETHKVYSRKRVSTNQLRGNKNSSSESKNSCRNTGDGDSISKMSPNKTQRILEPQSTWSTNSVSDRINPQGDGSSHVTEHYQGPELMKVNNNQFTNVFCNEACVIPQDIRPAQGFENASTSPPSFPASKVENVQGHIDEALGIQVSEPPSTKSQYKEHTSEKSISSVPEISASSSLKLNRDIKINNEMEKTVELLGCYFHPMPISSVSLQSVGNEIYICVLSFATEDRVRTLFMYKISAKAPTKGFPCVVGHTPVILPIMDDKSGANVNSRALERSYFHVTPDGEHLIFTGNIKTPYCRKREIDCSCLTCTSASFEENVVRIVEVKTGYVSLVTKLQAVDSVQCLVVCDPDYLVAVVKGGNLIVWAMNSNWRGPTEEFIIPANPCTSSCIVELKKIPKCPHLIIGHSGIGEFTVWDISTRSLVSRFVSPSNMIFEFIPTSLFAWHPLHGHSTMEDHIDMILAATKLWFSKGINNKTLVPAEVKDTAIWLLVSTDPDPDVKCETVERPGRCWRLALLVRNQVILGSQFDPRADVAGTVSGHGVTGTLDGVVYLWDMSTGLKLGSLHDFKGQGVACISSDDRGNICVASEDGQLLVYCHPTKETQSQGV, encoded by the exons ATGGCGAGCCCAAGCGCTGTATCTGAAGATAGAAAATCGGATGACATCGAAATCGTCTCCGTCGGAGCTCTCTACAGCGGCTCCTGGGATAAGAAGTACTGGAGTTCATCTAGG ggaAAAGATCGTTTCCCTTATCCTGTGGGCTATAAAGCTGTTCGAGCTTACAATGGGAGCACATATTATATGGAGATTGAAGAAGGTGCTAAAGGACCTTTATTTCTG ATTAGATATTTGGATGAATCATGGAGTGGTCAGACACCAGATATTGCATGGGGAAAGTTCCAGAAGACGGGCCTCTCCAACTTAAAAGTATGGCATGGGAAACGATTTACTTGTAAGATGAACGGCGTGGAG TTTTTTGGCTTTAAAAACCCGTTGGTTCAGAGATTGCTCCGGGAACTTGTGAACAACTCCCACGGGATGGTAGAATCTTACTCCAGCAATAGGGTTTCTCAAATCCAGGTCGATGATGAAAGGCTAGCCAAGCGTGAAAATCCagatttattatgttatctGGACATGCCAGTGGCTAGAAAGAAAAGAAGTAGAAAAGCTGAAATAGGCCACCAGAATTCAGTAGTTAAAGAAGGCCATAAAAAAACAAGATTCCAAGACTCATGTTCTGGTAAAGAGATTTTAAATTCAGCAACAGCGTCAATCTGTTCAGCAAAGGAAGAAGTGGAGATCGTTGGCCTTCAAGGAGCACTACCAGAGCAGTTGCATTCTTGTCATGCTACTAACGAAAATTCATCTCCTCCAATAGAAAACCCTCCCGAAGTGAAAGTAGTCGTCCCTATCCAAGAAACAAACCAGCTTCCTAACAGCTGTACAACAAAGCCATTATCCAACATTTCTGAAGAG CTTCATGGATTGCAACCAAAGGAAAACAAACCCAACGATGATACTTTTCTAAACGGGAGCCAAGATATGACCAGTTCCAATCTTTGTGCACCCGATACCTTGGAGTTCGTGCAAG ATAACCCCATAAGTTCTGCTCTAGCAACCGATGATAATACAAGTTGCGAGCAGAAAGAAGAATTGACCCTTGCTGACATAGTAGTTAATGAAGGGCATTCAGCTGGACCATATACAGAAGATTTAGCTGATCAGGAAATTGCCAAATCAATGATCTCATTTCTACTTCCTCGAGCAATTCCACTGCTTAAGAAGGCCTCAGTCAAGAAGCCCCCAAAAACTGATGTGTCAGAAACAATGTCTGCTAGATTAAATCATTCAGACAACTCCAAAACGAGCCAACTTGATGATGCGTCAGGAAGTG TTGTCTCCCTGTCGATAAGAACATGCACTGGAGATGATGAGAACAGGCAAGTCGTTGCTCTAGATTCTGTTCAGGATTGTACAAGTGATGTGCCCGTTGCTCCTGACAGTTTTGATGAGTCTCACTTGGATGTTCCTGGGAGTGGGCATATCATATCATCTTCCAAGGAAGCCTCTCCAGCAGATCTTTCCAAAAATCCCTTAGACGAGGAAGATGTTGTAATAGTAACCCCAAGTCCATTGGTTTCTGCTTTGGATACAGTTGAGATCATAAAGCCGTCTTCACATGATGTGCCTTTTGCTCCTGACAGTTTTGATGAGTCTCACTTGGATGGTCTTGGGAGTGGTCATATCATCTCATCTTCCAAGGAAGCCTATCCAGCAGATCTTCCCAAGCAGCACATAGACGAGGAACAGGTTGTAATAGAAAATGCAAGTCTATCAGTTCCTGCTTTAAATACAGTTGAGATCATAAAGTCGTCGTCACATGATGTTAGTACtattttggaagaaaataaTCTAGGCGGATGTGTCAAGAAGTCTATGTTAATACCACAATGCACCAGTCCGATTAACAAGATTATTACCAAAGAATCTGAGGAACTCTGTGCAGGAGACTTAGTGCAAACAGAGCACCACTCTGAAAACAAGGAAGCAAAGAGTACATCTTGTTCTACTGAAG GTAATGGTCTTGTTGTTGGCACAACCCCTACTGTAGCTAGTTCTGTTAGAAAAGAAACACATAAGGTGTATAGCAGGAAAAGAGTCTCGACCAATCAACTGCGAGGAAACAAGAACTCATCCTCAGAAAGTAAAAACAGTTGCAGAAATACTGGAGATGGTGATTCAATAAGCAAGATGTCTCCTAATAAAACCCAACGTATCTTGGAGCCTCAGTCGACCTGGTCTACCAACTCTGTATCAGATAGAATAAATCCACAAGGGGATGGAAGCAGTCATGTAACCGAACATTACCAGGGTCCTGAGCTAATGAAGGTGAATAACAATCAATTCACCAATGTATTTTGCAATGAGGCGTGTGTGATACCACAAGATATAAGGCCAGCTCAAGGCTTTGAAAATGCAAGTACATCCCCACCATCATTTCCAGCGTCAAAAGTTGAAAATGTTCAAGGCCATATTGATGAGGCACTGGGCATCCAAGTCTCTGAACCACCTTCTACAAAGTCTCAATATAAGGAACATACCAGCGAGAAAAGCATCTCCAGTGTGCCGGAAATTTCAGCTAGTTCGAGTTTAAAGCTCAACAGAGATATAAAGATCAACAATGAGATGGAAAAAACTGTTGAGCTGCTTGGCTGCTACTTTCATCCCATGCCTATTTCATCAGTTTCACTTCAGTCTGTTGGTAATGAAATCTATATTTGTGTGTTGAGCTTTGCTACAGAAGATAGAGTTAGAACCCTATTTATGTACAAGATATCAGCTAAAGCACCAACCAAAGGATTCCCATGTGTCGTTGGTCACACACCTGTCATACTCCCCATTATGGATGACAAATCTGGTGCAAATGTAAACTCT AGAGCGCTCGAAAGGTCTTATTTCCACGTCACTCCGGATGGGGAGCATCTTATTTTTACTGGCAATATCAAAACACCTTATTGCAG GAAGAGGGAAATTGATTGCTCGTGTTTGACTTGTACATCAGCATCCTTTGAAGAGAACGTAGTGAGAATTGTCGAGGTGAAAACTGGTTACGTTTCTCTAGTGACAAAACTTCAAGCAGTTGACAGTGTGCAGTGCCTGGTGGTGTGCGATCCTGACTATCTCGTTGCAGTTGTTAAAGGTGGAAACCTAATTGTCTGGGCCATGAACTCCAACTGGAG AGGTCCTACTGAAGAATTCATTATCCCCGCAAATCCTTGTACATCTTCATGCATAGTGGAACTGAAGAAGATCCCAAAATGTCCTCATCTCATTATTGGACACAGTGGTATTGGGGAGTTTACAGTTTG GGATATTTCAACGCGAAGCCTAGTATCAAGATTTGTATCTCCCAGCAATATGATCTTTGAGTTCATCCCAACCAGTTTGTTTGCGTGGCACCCTCTACATGGCCATTCTACAATGGAGGATCATATCGACATGATTTTAGCTGCAACAAAACTGTGGTTCTCAAAAGGGATCAACAACAAAACATTGGTTCCAGCTGAAGTCAAAGACACTGCCATCTGGCTTTTAGTCTCTACCGATCCTGACCCAGACGTTAAATGTGAGACTGTAGAAAGACCAGGAAGATGTTGGAGACTGGCTCTGCTTGTGAGAAATCAAGTAATATTGGGAAGTCAATTTGATCCGAG GGCTGATGTAGCGGGCACAGTATCTGGTCATGGAGTAACAGGCACACTTGATGGAGTTGTGTATTTGTGGGACATGTCGACAGGCTTAAAACTCGGCTCCCTCCATGATTTCAAAG GACAAGGGGTTGCATGCATAAGCTCAGATGATAGGGGGAATATATGTGTAGCAAGTGAGGATGGTCAGCTTCTGGTTTATTGCCATCCCACCAAGGAAACTCAAAGTCAAGGAGTGTAG
- the LOC106398786 gene encoding uncharacterized protein LOC106398786 isoform X1, protein MASPSAVSEDRKSDDIEIVSVGALYSGSWDKKYWSSSRGKDRFPYPVGYKAVRAYNGSTYYMEIEEGAKGPLFLIRYLDESWSGQTPDIAWGKFQKTGLSNLKVWHGKRFTCKMNGVEFFGFKNPLVQRLLRELVNNSHGMVESYSSNRVSQIQVDDERLAKRENPDLLCYLDMPVARKKRSRKAEIGHQNSVVKEGHKKTRFQDSCSGKEILNSATASICSAKEEVEIVGLQGALPEQLHSCHATNENSSPPIENPPEVKVVVPIQETNQLPNSCTTKPLSNISEELHGLQPKENKPNDDTFLNGSQDMTSSNLCAPDTLEFVQDNPISSALATDDNTSCEQKEELTLADIVVNEGHSAGPYTEDLADQEIAKSMISFLLPRAIPLLKKASVKKPPKTDVSETMSARLNHSDNSKTSQLDDASGSVVSLSIRTCTGDDENRQVVALDSVQDCTSDVPVAPDSFDESHLDVPGSGHIISSSKEASPADLSKNPLDEEDVVIVTPSPLVSALDTVEIIKPSSHDVPFAPDSFDESHLDGLGSGHIISSSKEAYPADLPKQHIDEEQVVIENASLSVPALNTVEIIKSSSHDVSTILEENNLGGCVKKSMLIPQCTSPINKIITKESEELCAGDLVQTEHHSENKEAKSTSCSTEGSNGLVVGTTPTVASSVRKETHKVYSRKRVSTNQLRGNKNSSSESKNSCRNTGDGDSISKMSPNKTQRILEPQSTWSTNSVSDRINPQGDGSSHVTEHYQGPELMKVNNNQFTNVFCNEACVIPQDIRPAQGFENASTSPPSFPASKVENVQGHIDEALGIQVSEPPSTKSQYKEHTSEKSISSVPEISASSSLKLNRDIKINNEMEKTVELLGCYFHPMPISSVSLQSVGNEIYICVLSFATEDRVRTLFMYKISAKAPTKGFPCVVGHTPVILPIMDDKSGANVNSRALERSYFHVTPDGEHLIFTGNIKTPYCRKREIDCSCLTCTSASFEENVVRIVEVKTGYVSLVTKLQAVDSVQCLVVCDPDYLVAVVKGGNLIVWAMNSNWRGPTEEFIIPANPCTSSCIVELKKIPKCPHLIIGHSGIGEFTVWDISTRSLVSRFVSPSNMIFEFIPTSLFAWHPLHGHSTMEDHIDMILAATKLWFSKGINNKTLVPAEVKDTAIWLLVSTDPDPDVKCETVERPGRCWRLALLVRNQVILGSQFDPRADVAGTVSGHGVTGTLDGVVYLWDMSTGLKLGSLHDFKGQGVACISSDDRGNICVASEDGQLLVYCHPTKETQSQGV, encoded by the exons ATGGCGAGCCCAAGCGCTGTATCTGAAGATAGAAAATCGGATGACATCGAAATCGTCTCCGTCGGAGCTCTCTACAGCGGCTCCTGGGATAAGAAGTACTGGAGTTCATCTAGG ggaAAAGATCGTTTCCCTTATCCTGTGGGCTATAAAGCTGTTCGAGCTTACAATGGGAGCACATATTATATGGAGATTGAAGAAGGTGCTAAAGGACCTTTATTTCTG ATTAGATATTTGGATGAATCATGGAGTGGTCAGACACCAGATATTGCATGGGGAAAGTTCCAGAAGACGGGCCTCTCCAACTTAAAAGTATGGCATGGGAAACGATTTACTTGTAAGATGAACGGCGTGGAG TTTTTTGGCTTTAAAAACCCGTTGGTTCAGAGATTGCTCCGGGAACTTGTGAACAACTCCCACGGGATGGTAGAATCTTACTCCAGCAATAGGGTTTCTCAAATCCAGGTCGATGATGAAAGGCTAGCCAAGCGTGAAAATCCagatttattatgttatctGGACATGCCAGTGGCTAGAAAGAAAAGAAGTAGAAAAGCTGAAATAGGCCACCAGAATTCAGTAGTTAAAGAAGGCCATAAAAAAACAAGATTCCAAGACTCATGTTCTGGTAAAGAGATTTTAAATTCAGCAACAGCGTCAATCTGTTCAGCAAAGGAAGAAGTGGAGATCGTTGGCCTTCAAGGAGCACTACCAGAGCAGTTGCATTCTTGTCATGCTACTAACGAAAATTCATCTCCTCCAATAGAAAACCCTCCCGAAGTGAAAGTAGTCGTCCCTATCCAAGAAACAAACCAGCTTCCTAACAGCTGTACAACAAAGCCATTATCCAACATTTCTGAAGAG CTTCATGGATTGCAACCAAAGGAAAACAAACCCAACGATGATACTTTTCTAAACGGGAGCCAAGATATGACCAGTTCCAATCTTTGTGCACCCGATACCTTGGAGTTCGTGCAAG ATAACCCCATAAGTTCTGCTCTAGCAACCGATGATAATACAAGTTGCGAGCAGAAAGAAGAATTGACCCTTGCTGACATAGTAGTTAATGAAGGGCATTCAGCTGGACCATATACAGAAGATTTAGCTGATCAGGAAATTGCCAAATCAATGATCTCATTTCTACTTCCTCGAGCAATTCCACTGCTTAAGAAGGCCTCAGTCAAGAAGCCCCCAAAAACTGATGTGTCAGAAACAATGTCTGCTAGATTAAATCATTCAGACAACTCCAAAACGAGCCAACTTGATGATGCGTCAGGAAGTG TTGTCTCCCTGTCGATAAGAACATGCACTGGAGATGATGAGAACAGGCAAGTCGTTGCTCTAGATTCTGTTCAGGATTGTACAAGTGATGTGCCCGTTGCTCCTGACAGTTTTGATGAGTCTCACTTGGATGTTCCTGGGAGTGGGCATATCATATCATCTTCCAAGGAAGCCTCTCCAGCAGATCTTTCCAAAAATCCCTTAGACGAGGAAGATGTTGTAATAGTAACCCCAAGTCCATTGGTTTCTGCTTTGGATACAGTTGAGATCATAAAGCCGTCTTCACATGATGTGCCTTTTGCTCCTGACAGTTTTGATGAGTCTCACTTGGATGGTCTTGGGAGTGGTCATATCATCTCATCTTCCAAGGAAGCCTATCCAGCAGATCTTCCCAAGCAGCACATAGACGAGGAACAGGTTGTAATAGAAAATGCAAGTCTATCAGTTCCTGCTTTAAATACAGTTGAGATCATAAAGTCGTCGTCACATGATGTTAGTACtattttggaagaaaataaTCTAGGCGGATGTGTCAAGAAGTCTATGTTAATACCACAATGCACCAGTCCGATTAACAAGATTATTACCAAAGAATCTGAGGAACTCTGTGCAGGAGACTTAGTGCAAACAGAGCACCACTCTGAAAACAAGGAAGCAAAGAGTACATCTTGTTCTACTGAAGGTA GTAATGGTCTTGTTGTTGGCACAACCCCTACTGTAGCTAGTTCTGTTAGAAAAGAAACACATAAGGTGTATAGCAGGAAAAGAGTCTCGACCAATCAACTGCGAGGAAACAAGAACTCATCCTCAGAAAGTAAAAACAGTTGCAGAAATACTGGAGATGGTGATTCAATAAGCAAGATGTCTCCTAATAAAACCCAACGTATCTTGGAGCCTCAGTCGACCTGGTCTACCAACTCTGTATCAGATAGAATAAATCCACAAGGGGATGGAAGCAGTCATGTAACCGAACATTACCAGGGTCCTGAGCTAATGAAGGTGAATAACAATCAATTCACCAATGTATTTTGCAATGAGGCGTGTGTGATACCACAAGATATAAGGCCAGCTCAAGGCTTTGAAAATGCAAGTACATCCCCACCATCATTTCCAGCGTCAAAAGTTGAAAATGTTCAAGGCCATATTGATGAGGCACTGGGCATCCAAGTCTCTGAACCACCTTCTACAAAGTCTCAATATAAGGAACATACCAGCGAGAAAAGCATCTCCAGTGTGCCGGAAATTTCAGCTAGTTCGAGTTTAAAGCTCAACAGAGATATAAAGATCAACAATGAGATGGAAAAAACTGTTGAGCTGCTTGGCTGCTACTTTCATCCCATGCCTATTTCATCAGTTTCACTTCAGTCTGTTGGTAATGAAATCTATATTTGTGTGTTGAGCTTTGCTACAGAAGATAGAGTTAGAACCCTATTTATGTACAAGATATCAGCTAAAGCACCAACCAAAGGATTCCCATGTGTCGTTGGTCACACACCTGTCATACTCCCCATTATGGATGACAAATCTGGTGCAAATGTAAACTCT AGAGCGCTCGAAAGGTCTTATTTCCACGTCACTCCGGATGGGGAGCATCTTATTTTTACTGGCAATATCAAAACACCTTATTGCAG GAAGAGGGAAATTGATTGCTCGTGTTTGACTTGTACATCAGCATCCTTTGAAGAGAACGTAGTGAGAATTGTCGAGGTGAAAACTGGTTACGTTTCTCTAGTGACAAAACTTCAAGCAGTTGACAGTGTGCAGTGCCTGGTGGTGTGCGATCCTGACTATCTCGTTGCAGTTGTTAAAGGTGGAAACCTAATTGTCTGGGCCATGAACTCCAACTGGAG AGGTCCTACTGAAGAATTCATTATCCCCGCAAATCCTTGTACATCTTCATGCATAGTGGAACTGAAGAAGATCCCAAAATGTCCTCATCTCATTATTGGACACAGTGGTATTGGGGAGTTTACAGTTTG GGATATTTCAACGCGAAGCCTAGTATCAAGATTTGTATCTCCCAGCAATATGATCTTTGAGTTCATCCCAACCAGTTTGTTTGCGTGGCACCCTCTACATGGCCATTCTACAATGGAGGATCATATCGACATGATTTTAGCTGCAACAAAACTGTGGTTCTCAAAAGGGATCAACAACAAAACATTGGTTCCAGCTGAAGTCAAAGACACTGCCATCTGGCTTTTAGTCTCTACCGATCCTGACCCAGACGTTAAATGTGAGACTGTAGAAAGACCAGGAAGATGTTGGAGACTGGCTCTGCTTGTGAGAAATCAAGTAATATTGGGAAGTCAATTTGATCCGAG GGCTGATGTAGCGGGCACAGTATCTGGTCATGGAGTAACAGGCACACTTGATGGAGTTGTGTATTTGTGGGACATGTCGACAGGCTTAAAACTCGGCTCCCTCCATGATTTCAAAG GACAAGGGGTTGCATGCATAAGCTCAGATGATAGGGGGAATATATGTGTAGCAAGTGAGGATGGTCAGCTTCTGGTTTATTGCCATCCCACCAAGGAAACTCAAAGTCAAGGAGTGTAG
- the LOC106399306 gene encoding cytochrome b5, which translates to MPTLTKIYSMEEVAAHNKQDDCWIVIDGKVYDVTPYMDEHPGGDDVLLAVTGKDATDEFEDAGHSKTARELMEEYFIGELDEASLPEIPELKIYKKEDPKDSVQKLVDLTKQYWLVPVSVITISVAVSVLFSRKK; encoded by the exons atgccGACGCTCACAAAGATATACTCCATGGAAGAAGTAGCAGCTCACAACAAGCAAGATGACTGCTGGATTGTTATCGACGGCAAG GTATATGACGTAACCCCTTATATGGATGAGCACCCTGGAGGAGATGATGTGCTTCTTGCTGTCACCG GCAAAGATGCAACGGATGAATTCGAAGACGCGGGGCACAGCAAAACAGCTAGGGAACTCATGGAAGAGTATTTCATTGGCGAGCTTGACGAAGCTTCTTTACCTGAGATACCAGAGCTTAAGATCTACAAGAAGGAGGACCCAAAAGACTCTGTTCAGAAGCTTGTCGACTTGACAAAGCAGTACTGGCTTGTTCCTGTCTCAGTTATCACCATCTCTGTTGCGGTGAGTGTCTTGTTCTCTCGCAAGAAGTAG